In the genome of Halapricum salinum, one region contains:
- a CDS encoding MBL fold metallo-hydrolase translates to MEVTLLGTGDTTGTPTVGCDCDTCERARELGVERSRFSVHVRSTTGETLLLDASPDFRYQFLREDFDPPDAALISHVHFDHLDGLGNVYRLTRDMPLYAADETDPETGESVAQTVRRRYDYLDAVEVRPQSPFETFETCGLEVTLVPVDHPPLVCYGLLVEDPETGGRLALSGDTSFAIPGRSQEVLSDADLLLADGIVPAENCEYHPLGGRHEDDDGVPRTFGDKHMTIEGARQLGERLDATETRLVHLSHYIPAEQAFAEDMAVDGERFEL, encoded by the coding sequence ATGGAGGTAACGCTGCTCGGAACGGGGGACACCACTGGCACACCAACGGTGGGCTGTGACTGTGACACCTGTGAGCGCGCCCGGGAACTGGGCGTCGAACGCAGCCGCTTCTCGGTTCACGTCCGCTCCACCACGGGCGAGACACTGTTACTCGACGCCAGCCCGGACTTTCGCTATCAGTTCCTTCGCGAAGATTTCGACCCGCCTGACGCGGCGCTGATCAGCCACGTTCACTTCGACCATCTCGACGGCCTCGGGAACGTCTATCGGCTCACCCGCGACATGCCACTGTACGCCGCCGACGAGACCGATCCCGAGACGGGCGAGAGCGTCGCCCAGACTGTCCGCCGCCGGTACGACTACCTCGACGCGGTCGAGGTCCGTCCACAGTCACCCTTCGAGACGTTCGAGACCTGCGGCCTCGAAGTCACACTCGTTCCGGTCGATCACCCGCCGCTCGTGTGCTACGGCCTGCTCGTCGAAGATCCCGAGACTGGCGGGCGACTCGCGCTCAGTGGCGACACGAGCTTCGCGATCCCCGGGCGCTCCCAGGAGGTGCTCTCCGACGCCGATCTGTTGCTCGCAGATGGAATCGTGCCCGCCGAGAACTGCGAGTACCACCCGCTTGGCGGCCGCCACGAGGACGACGACGGTGTTCCGCGGACGTTCGGCGACAAGCACATGACGATCGAGGGGGCGCGACAACTGGGCGAGCGCCTCGACGCCACTGAGACGCGGCTGGTCCACCTCTCACACTACATTCCGGCCGAGCAGGCCTTCGCCGAGGATATGGCCGTCGATGGCGAGCGCTTCGAGTTGTGA
- a CDS encoding thiolase family protein, with the protein MTDQTPVVVQAVRTPQGKEDGVYADTRSEDFSVPLINEMLAETGLDSEAVDDLLWGCAQQRDEQGNNVARVIALMSDLGEAVPATTINRWCASSAEAIMRGADAIAAGQRDCVIAGGMESMSRVKMDANTHNVHPRLAQMYNIGELSMGMTAEKVAEEHGVSREAQDEYALRSHERAAEATESGRFEDEIVPIDTGEQTVERDEGIRYDTSLEKMASLPTVFKSDGSVTPGNASQVSDGAAGTMLTSKSFAEDNDLDILAEVGNHMVAGVDPTVMGIGPVPAVRKLCERTGRDTDDYDLVELNEAFSSQCLYCKDELGFDDEIYNVNGGAIAIGHPLGASGARLPVTLIHEMNKRDAELGLATECVGFGQGAAIEFKLPQ; encoded by the coding sequence ATGACAGACCAGACACCGGTCGTCGTGCAGGCGGTTCGAACCCCGCAGGGCAAAGAGGACGGCGTCTACGCCGACACCCGAAGCGAGGACTTCTCGGTGCCGTTGATCAACGAGATGCTCGCCGAGACTGGCCTCGACAGCGAGGCCGTCGACGACCTGCTGTGGGGCTGTGCACAGCAACGCGACGAGCAGGGGAACAACGTGGCGCGGGTCATCGCGCTCATGTCCGACCTCGGTGAAGCGGTCCCGGCGACGACAATCAATCGCTGGTGTGCCTCCTCGGCCGAAGCCATCATGCGCGGCGCGGACGCGATCGCCGCCGGGCAACGGGACTGCGTCATCGCGGGCGGGATGGAGTCGATGAGTCGTGTGAAAATGGACGCAAACACCCACAACGTCCACCCGCGGCTGGCCCAGATGTACAACATCGGGGAACTCTCGATGGGGATGACAGCAGAGAAGGTCGCCGAAGAGCACGGTGTTTCCCGGGAGGCCCAGGACGAGTACGCGCTGCGGAGCCACGAGCGCGCGGCCGAGGCAACCGAGTCGGGCCGCTTCGAGGACGAGATCGTCCCGATCGACACGGGCGAACAGACAGTCGAGCGGGACGAGGGCATCCGCTACGACACCAGCCTGGAGAAGATGGCCTCCCTCCCCACGGTGTTCAAGTCGGATGGGTCGGTCACGCCCGGCAACGCCTCGCAGGTCAGCGACGGCGCGGCGGGGACGATGCTCACCTCGAAGTCGTTCGCGGAGGACAACGATCTGGACATCCTCGCGGAAGTCGGCAACCACATGGTCGCGGGCGTCGATCCCACGGTGATGGGTATCGGCCCGGTACCCGCAGTCCGCAAGCTCTGTGAGCGTACCGGCCGGGATACCGACGACTACGACCTCGTAGAGTTGAACGAAGCGTTCTCCTCCCAGTGTCTCTATTGCAAGGACGAACTGGGCTTCGACGACGAAATCTACAACGTCAACGGCGGCGCGATCGCAATCGGCCACCCGCTCGGGGCCTCAGGTGCGCGCTTGCCCGTGACGCTGATCCACGAGATGAACAAGCGCGACGCCGAGTTGGGCCTGGCGACGGAGTGCGTCGGGTTCGGTCAGGGTGCGGCGATCGAGTTCAAGTTGCCGCAGTAG
- a CDS encoding DUF5787 family protein, protein MREYGFELALCDVLETPDRVVSRQLGAHVHGRRIADTVVLEPGPDFESRAAITSETIPDRAIAADVGVGRARDVRAVFDGMRPERAQSLVDHCVEIGFFERERRGGRSYVRQTARYPEVWFDRLLGIENKPDLDRPGDLYSQLRRDVALGLFDAVVLATTTYVTGAHLNRIPDAVGVWRFDPDAGEREVVREPTSLDAGAGSAEIVAEHPGRTEIELVSVAEKRQARRRLAERTYGKGWRPAELPGCANCAPDADGRSATLPYCDWHEHVVEPVAECGPDCGGYEAAESPEVDPAAERDASSAWVREPGGFKRRQAGLDRFG, encoded by the coding sequence GTGCGAGAGTACGGCTTCGAGCTGGCATTGTGCGACGTGCTGGAGACGCCGGACCGTGTCGTGAGTCGCCAGCTCGGAGCGCACGTCCACGGCCGGCGAATCGCCGACACGGTCGTCCTCGAACCCGGTCCGGACTTCGAATCTCGGGCAGCGATCACGAGCGAGACGATTCCCGACCGCGCCATCGCGGCCGACGTCGGCGTCGGCCGGGCGCGGGACGTCCGTGCGGTGTTCGACGGCATGCGCCCGGAACGGGCCCAGTCGCTGGTCGACCACTGCGTCGAGATCGGTTTCTTCGAGCGCGAGCGTCGCGGCGGCCGGAGCTACGTCCGCCAGACGGCGCGCTACCCCGAGGTGTGGTTCGATCGACTCCTTGGGATCGAGAACAAGCCCGACCTGGATCGGCCGGGTGATCTGTACTCGCAACTGCGTCGGGACGTCGCGCTGGGGCTGTTCGACGCGGTCGTGCTGGCGACGACCACCTACGTCACTGGCGCGCACCTGAACCGAATTCCAGACGCAGTCGGCGTCTGGCGCTTCGATCCCGACGCGGGCGAGCGGGAAGTCGTCCGCGAACCGACGTCGCTCGACGCTGGCGCGGGGAGTGCCGAGATCGTCGCCGAACACCCGGGCCGGACGGAGATCGAACTGGTGAGTGTGGCCGAAAAACGACAGGCGCGGCGGCGACTCGCCGAGCGCACCTACGGGAAGGGGTGGCGACCTGCGGAACTTCCCGGATGTGCCAACTGCGCGCCCGATGCGGATGGTCGGTCTGCGACGCTGCCGTACTGTGACTGGCACGAACACGTCGTCGAGCCAGTCGCCGAGTGTGGGCCTGACTGTGGGGGCTACGAGGCAGCCGAGTCTCCCGAGGTCGATCCAGCCGCCGAGCGGGACGCGTCGAGCGCGTGGGTTCGCGAACCGGGCGGCTTCAAACGCCGACAAGCGGGCCTCGATCGATTCGGTTAG
- a CDS encoding ATP-binding protein produces the protein MSNAARDVIEFMLTASAYTDNRDLDPDDLPPAYRAVFWVDGTIERPLTPTVETAREATGVERPWDAISGLMFTDHDEFDGALSFTDDDMAEEWFLDRVDAKDLANNPVLAAAYEDEFDDLSYEQAREDNRPIRADRVWIDSMLEEYFADEEEEEMLDLVDVRAPEEVEITLADLVLTHDQEDEINKLVKAIEHRDYLAQIGLREIGKLLFVGPPGTGKTSIARALAHDLDLPFVEVKLSMITSQYLGETAKNVEKVFEVAKRLSPCILFMDEFDFVAKTRASDEHAAIKRAVNTLLKSIDEVSLIEDEVLLIGATNHPDQLDAAAWRRFDEIVNFPKPDSGMRADILRLVTREMEIVDFEPEKLAEMTEGLTGSDLRLVLREAVLDALTEERTTLTQQDLEDAIANFEERDNLKNLDMIEGDHDALVAGGTPGGDGHDHEHEH, from the coding sequence ATGAGCAACGCGGCACGCGACGTCATCGAGTTTATGTTAACTGCGTCGGCCTACACGGACAATCGAGATCTCGACCCGGACGACCTTCCGCCGGCCTATCGCGCGGTCTTCTGGGTCGACGGGACGATCGAGCGCCCGCTGACACCGACCGTCGAGACTGCACGGGAAGCCACCGGTGTCGAGCGGCCCTGGGACGCCATCTCCGGGCTGATGTTCACCGACCACGACGAGTTCGACGGCGCGCTCAGCTTCACCGACGACGACATGGCCGAAGAGTGGTTCCTCGATCGCGTCGACGCCAAGGACCTTGCGAACAACCCCGTCCTCGCAGCTGCATACGAGGACGAATTCGACGACCTGAGCTACGAACAGGCCCGCGAGGACAACCGGCCGATCCGGGCCGATCGTGTCTGGATCGATTCGATGCTCGAGGAGTACTTCGCCGACGAGGAAGAAGAGGAGATGCTCGACCTCGTCGACGTCCGGGCCCCCGAGGAAGTCGAGATAACTCTCGCTGACCTCGTCCTCACTCACGACCAGGAAGACGAGATCAACAAGCTCGTCAAGGCCATCGAGCACCGGGACTACCTCGCCCAGATCGGCCTCCGTGAGATCGGAAAGCTCCTCTTTGTGGGGCCGCCGGGCACCGGGAAGACCTCTATCGCTCGCGCACTCGCGCACGATCTCGACCTGCCGTTCGTCGAAGTCAAGCTCTCGATGATCACCTCCCAGTACCTGGGTGAGACGGCCAAAAACGTCGAGAAGGTCTTCGAGGTGGCAAAGCGACTCTCGCCCTGTATCCTGTTCATGGACGAGTTCGACTTCGTCGCCAAGACCCGCGCGAGCGACGAGCACGCCGCGATCAAGCGCGCCGTGAACACGCTCCTGAAGTCGATCGACGAAGTGAGCCTCATCGAAGACGAGGTGCTGCTGATCGGCGCGACCAACCACCCCGACCAGCTCGACGCCGCGGCGTGGCGGCGCTTCGACGAGATCGTCAACTTCCCCAAGCCGGATAGCGGGATGCGTGCGGACATCCTCCGGCTGGTCACTCGCGAGATGGAGATCGTCGACTTCGAGCCCGAGAAGCTCGCGGAGATGACCGAAGGACTCACCGGCAGCGACCTCCGGCTCGTCCTCCGGGAGGCCGTGCTGGACGCGCTCACCGAGGAGCGCACCACTCTCACGCAGCAGGACCTCGAAGACGCCATCGCCAACTTCGAGGAACGGGACAATCTGAAGAACCTCGATATGATCGAGGGCGATCACGACGCGCTCGTGGCCGGCGGGACGCCCGGTGGCGACGGACACGACCACGAGCACGAACACTGA
- a CDS encoding DUF7351 domain-containing protein — protein MSGISDQTGDAAVEPAEAFSVIANETRLDILEALWEFEEKPVRFSELFEQIEMDDSAQFNYHLQQLTDQFVVKTEEGYDLSHTGGQVIRALRAGTYTRSPELGPFTVDGACTRCGGPLAAEYADEQLSIACQDCGKAHGKYGFPPGGIEDRTEDEIARAFDERVRHLYCLAVDGVCPECSGRIHTEITREGACCLDVEVRAEHVCERCRHDLCSSVGLALLDKAPVTAFYDDHGIDLTDRPYWTLPWCVDDQYVEVESSDPWRIQISIPLAEEQLTVTLDGDLRIVDTHRVECAGSTGC, from the coding sequence ATGAGCGGGATCAGCGACCAGACTGGCGACGCCGCCGTCGAGCCGGCCGAGGCCTTCTCGGTCATCGCCAACGAGACCCGGCTGGACATCCTCGAAGCCCTCTGGGAGTTCGAGGAGAAGCCGGTTCGCTTCTCGGAGCTGTTCGAGCAGATCGAGATGGACGACAGCGCCCAGTTCAACTACCACCTCCAGCAACTCACCGACCAGTTCGTCGTCAAGACCGAGGAGGGATACGACCTGAGCCACACCGGCGGACAGGTGATTCGAGCCCTGCGAGCCGGGACGTACACTCGATCACCCGAGCTCGGTCCATTCACCGTCGACGGGGCCTGTACTCGATGCGGCGGTCCTCTGGCCGCCGAATACGCCGACGAACAGCTCTCGATCGCCTGCCAGGATTGCGGGAAGGCCCACGGCAAGTACGGCTTCCCGCCGGGTGGGATCGAGGACCGAACCGAAGACGAGATCGCCCGGGCCTTCGACGAGCGCGTCCGCCATCTCTACTGTCTGGCCGTCGACGGCGTCTGTCCCGAATGCTCGGGGCGAATCCACACCGAGATCACCCGCGAGGGCGCGTGCTGTCTCGACGTCGAAGTCCGGGCTGAGCACGTCTGCGAACGCTGTCGCCACGACCTCTGTTCGTCCGTGGGACTTGCACTCCTCGATAAAGCCCCGGTGACGGCTTTCTACGACGATCACGGGATCGACCTCACCGATCGGCCCTACTGGACGCTGCCGTGGTGTGTCGACGACCAGTACGTCGAGGTCGAGTCGAGCGACCCCTGGCGGATTCAGATCTCGATTCCCCTCGCCGAAGAGCAACTCACGGTCACGCTCGACGGCGACCTCCGGATCGTCGACACTCACCGTGTCGAGTGTGCTGGCTCGACCGGTTGCTGA